In Leucobacter insecticola, one DNA window encodes the following:
- a CDS encoding ComEC/Rec2 family competence protein, translated as MSRPPPGRWRLLAPALLAWAITAWAVTQPGTGWWVCVASVSCGVLALAFALQRGRNRAAWRLLALSCAALVVLGATINAGEWQRADPMLEEAAVRRADLGMQVTIVTFAAETQGGFGERFWVRATVHAPRGDIPVLLWVDGETDARWVPGSRLELSGRPERLEAGSAAAYGVTVADSDAAVPAAPRGAWSLAAGAGVVASELRLGLREATSKLPGATLLPGFAVGDTSLVDEHLQNAMLESSLTHLTAVSGANCALVTSSIMWVSSRLGAGRRVRRILAAAALTCFVYVVGPDPSVQRAAVMAAVVLISGYGGKRSQALPSLAVAILLLLALDPWQALHPGFGLSVAATAGILLGVPALSAGLQKRLHIPRVLAVPIAMALAAQIACGPLLLLLQPGIPAAGILANVLAAPAAPLGTGLGLLAMLLLPVAESLGTLILHVAAVSARWVAATAEICAQLPFARWIWPEGWSGRLC; from the coding sequence GTGAGTCGGCCGCCGCCTGGGCGCTGGCGGCTGCTAGCTCCCGCGCTCCTCGCTTGGGCAATAACGGCATGGGCGGTGACCCAGCCCGGCACCGGGTGGTGGGTGTGTGTCGCGAGCGTAAGCTGCGGGGTACTCGCACTCGCATTCGCCCTTCAGCGCGGCAGAAATCGCGCAGCTTGGCGACTGCTCGCGCTGAGCTGTGCGGCACTGGTCGTGTTGGGGGCCACCATCAACGCGGGTGAGTGGCAGCGTGCGGATCCGATGCTCGAAGAAGCTGCGGTGCGGCGTGCGGATCTCGGGATGCAGGTGACCATTGTGACATTTGCGGCGGAAACGCAGGGCGGGTTCGGTGAACGCTTCTGGGTCCGGGCGACGGTGCATGCGCCGAGAGGCGATATCCCAGTGCTGCTGTGGGTGGACGGTGAGACGGATGCCCGCTGGGTTCCGGGATCACGCCTGGAACTGAGTGGCCGCCCTGAGCGGCTCGAGGCGGGATCGGCTGCCGCGTATGGTGTTACGGTGGCCGACAGTGACGCGGCGGTGCCCGCGGCACCCCGCGGTGCGTGGTCACTTGCGGCGGGCGCCGGGGTGGTCGCGAGCGAACTGCGGCTGGGGCTGCGTGAAGCGACGAGCAAGCTGCCCGGAGCCACTTTGTTGCCTGGCTTTGCCGTCGGAGATACCTCCCTCGTTGACGAGCATCTCCAGAACGCGATGCTCGAAAGCTCCCTTACACATCTCACCGCGGTGTCAGGCGCGAACTGCGCGCTCGTGACAAGTTCGATCATGTGGGTGAGCTCGCGGTTGGGCGCGGGAAGACGGGTGCGGCGGATCCTCGCCGCCGCTGCTCTCACGTGCTTTGTCTATGTTGTTGGGCCAGACCCGAGTGTGCAGCGAGCCGCGGTGATGGCCGCCGTCGTGCTGATCTCCGGCTACGGTGGCAAGCGTTCGCAGGCGCTTCCGAGCCTGGCGGTCGCGATCCTGCTGTTGCTCGCGCTCGATCCGTGGCAGGCGCTGCATCCCGGGTTCGGGCTTTCGGTCGCGGCCACTGCGGGGATTCTGTTGGGGGTCCCCGCGCTGAGCGCTGGCCTGCAGAAGCGATTGCACATACCGCGGGTGTTGGCGGTGCCCATCGCGATGGCGCTTGCGGCGCAGATCGCGTGTGGTCCACTGTTGTTGCTGTTACAGCCAGGGATCCCCGCCGCGGGCATCTTAGCGAATGTGCTCGCGGCCCCCGCGGCACCCCTGGGCACGGGGCTTGGTCTTCTCGCCATGTTGTTACTGCCCGTCGCTGAGTCGCTGGGAACACTGATCCTGCACGTTGCTGCGGTTTCGGCACGATGGGTTGCTGCCACCGCGGAGATCTGCGCACAACTCCCGTTTGCCCGCTGGATCTGGCCGGAAGGCTGGTCGGGGCGGCTCTGTTGA
- a CDS encoding ComEA family DNA-binding protein, whose amino-acid sequence MSSEQTPRGSDPPLSSEAVLRRGAWHERATVESGPSAQPEALEWRPEQTLRQRITRSVSVPAVAGAAVFVVAVVIAIIMTMLQSGAGIDTTSAAAHDGAAEAAAPGTPSGENEPPADTVVFVHVVGEVLNPGVVELNAGARASEAIEAAGGATPEAALAGVNLARVVVDGEQLLVPDAEQAAAQRASAAVEGGGVTSGGSATQGGLVNLNSADAAQLETLPRIGPALAQRIVDWRQTNGAFSSVEQLLEVSGVGAKILENLRDRVTV is encoded by the coding sequence GTGTCGTCGGAACAGACGCCACGCGGATCAGATCCTCCGCTGAGTTCTGAGGCGGTACTCAGGCGGGGTGCGTGGCATGAACGCGCCACCGTTGAAAGCGGGCCCTCCGCACAACCCGAGGCGCTCGAATGGCGGCCAGAGCAGACACTTCGACAGCGAATCACCCGTTCGGTCTCGGTGCCCGCGGTCGCCGGAGCTGCGGTGTTTGTGGTTGCGGTGGTGATCGCGATCATCATGACGATGCTCCAGAGCGGTGCGGGGATCGACACGACCTCGGCGGCTGCTCACGATGGGGCCGCAGAGGCTGCTGCGCCCGGTACGCCTTCCGGCGAAAATGAGCCCCCCGCCGACACCGTTGTATTTGTGCACGTCGTTGGAGAAGTGCTGAATCCAGGGGTTGTTGAGCTGAACGCTGGCGCCCGCGCTTCCGAAGCCATTGAGGCAGCGGGCGGAGCCACGCCAGAGGCGGCACTGGCCGGCGTCAATCTAGCGAGGGTGGTGGTCGACGGTGAGCAGCTTCTGGTGCCCGATGCGGAGCAAGCGGCCGCGCAACGGGCTTCCGCGGCTGTAGAGGGCGGAGGTGTGACGAGTGGCGGTTCCGCCACCCAGGGCGGCCTCGTTAACCTGAACTCGGCGGACGCTGCACAGTTGGAAACGCTGCCGAGAATTGGCCCGGCACTTGCCCAGCGCATTGTGGACTGGCGGCAGACGAACGGCGCCTTCTCGAGTGTCGAGCAGCTCCTTGAGGTCTCCGGTGTTGGGGCGAAGATTTTGGAGAACCTGCGGGATCGGGTGACGGTGTGA